Proteins encoded by one window of Phosphitispora fastidiosa:
- a CDS encoding 4Fe-4S dicluster domain-containing protein: MANKSIKKDQVKSLLDKLAQSNQLIAPIQSEGITLFKPVKSGEGVVLDYQNALVPPKDFFFPQSEKMFTYDTTDPSWAITPVDGVPNRVLFGARPCDVKSILLLDKVFDAEFRDDYYLDKRNKTTIVALSCNDARHTCFCGAFGISPGEAEGADILLTDLGDRYLAEVLTEKGEALVSSCSSLFTDDDGNGPAAKEKAVAPAKEKQMQISLEGVKEKLDNMFDHPIWDTESLRCIGCGTCTFVCPTCHCFDIVDFNNQSSIGYRYRCADSCQFANFTRAAGGHQPRPSKKERTRQRFMHKLRYFVDRYGDFGCVGCGRCVEKCPVNLDIAQIINKVKEVG; encoded by the coding sequence ATGGCGAATAAATCCATTAAAAAGGACCAGGTGAAAAGCCTGCTTGATAAGCTCGCTCAGAGCAACCAGCTCATCGCCCCCATCCAAAGTGAAGGGATTACCTTATTTAAACCTGTTAAATCAGGTGAAGGCGTAGTGCTGGATTACCAGAATGCTCTGGTGCCGCCAAAGGACTTTTTCTTCCCTCAGAGTGAGAAGATGTTCACATACGATACTACTGACCCGTCATGGGCTATTACACCTGTAGATGGAGTCCCCAATAGGGTTTTGTTTGGGGCCAGGCCCTGTGATGTTAAGAGCATCCTGCTTCTCGACAAGGTATTTGATGCCGAGTTCAGAGATGACTATTACCTTGATAAGCGTAACAAAACCACCATTGTGGCTCTAAGCTGCAATGATGCCAGGCATACCTGCTTCTGCGGCGCATTTGGGATCTCACCGGGTGAGGCTGAAGGAGCAGATATCCTGCTGACCGACCTTGGTGACAGATACCTGGCAGAAGTGCTGACTGAAAAGGGTGAGGCTTTGGTCTCTTCTTGCAGCAGCCTGTTTACCGACGATGACGGTAATGGGCCGGCTGCCAAGGAAAAGGCAGTGGCTCCTGCCAAAGAAAAACAGATGCAGATAAGCCTTGAAGGGGTTAAGGAAAAACTGGATAACATGTTTGACCATCCCATTTGGGATACTGAATCTCTCAGGTGTATCGGGTGCGGGACCTGCACTTTTGTATGTCCGACCTGCCACTGCTTTGATATTGTTGACTTCAACAACCAGAGTTCAATTGGATACCGGTATCGCTGTGCAGACTCCTGTCAGTTTGCCAACTTCACCAGGGCTGCCGGCGGGCATCAACCGCGCCCCAGTAAGAAGGAGCGGACCCGCCAGCGTTTTATGCACAAGCTGAGGTATTTTGTTGACCGTTACGGCGATTTTGGCTGTGTAGGCTGTGGCCGTTGCGTTGAGAAATGCCCTGTCAACCTCGACATTGCACAAATCATCAACAAAGTAAAGGAGGTTGGCTAA
- a CDS encoding 4Fe-4S dicluster domain-containing protein — translation MNKVTENLRKTAAKLLQDQEVKMVIGYGTGSEAGRTQPVFITSPEDAEKLVWNPFCVNGLTKYLSDLKGFDGKIAVVVKGCDSRGIFRLTQDNIIPRDKVVVLGIPCAGQMSYQKLAAKIDVSGQLTDVDEKGDNLELKTTKGNFTVKKSEVLLDKCALCENHNPVIADHLLGDKIEIAPKPEDYEEIKKYEALSVEEKAKFWLSHFERCIRCYACRNTCPGCTCRECVFDAIKPDWVGKELNVSENELFHLTRAMHLAGRCVDCGECDRVCPMDIPIRLLNKKLLKDCKELFEMATPGSSEEGGSVLGQYRLEDPEEFM, via the coding sequence ATGAACAAGGTAACTGAAAATCTTAGAAAAACAGCGGCCAAGTTATTACAGGACCAGGAAGTTAAAATGGTTATTGGGTACGGCACCGGTTCAGAGGCCGGGCGGACCCAGCCGGTATTTATAACATCCCCCGAAGATGCTGAAAAATTAGTTTGGAACCCATTCTGTGTTAATGGTCTGACCAAATACCTGTCAGATTTAAAGGGTTTTGACGGCAAAATTGCCGTTGTGGTTAAAGGCTGTGATTCCCGCGGTATATTCAGGCTGACCCAGGACAATATCATCCCGCGGGATAAAGTTGTTGTCCTTGGTATTCCCTGTGCGGGACAGATGTCATATCAGAAACTGGCAGCCAAAATCGATGTTTCCGGTCAGCTTACTGATGTGGATGAAAAAGGTGATAACCTGGAGCTTAAGACGACAAAGGGTAATTTCACTGTCAAGAAGAGTGAAGTTTTGCTTGACAAGTGTGCCCTCTGTGAGAACCATAACCCGGTTATTGCCGACCATCTGCTGGGTGATAAGATAGAGATAGCGCCTAAGCCGGAGGATTACGAAGAGATTAAGAAATATGAAGCTTTGTCAGTTGAAGAGAAAGCCAAGTTCTGGCTGTCTCACTTTGAACGCTGCATCCGCTGCTATGCATGCCGGAATACCTGTCCGGGATGTACCTGCAGGGAATGTGTGTTTGATGCTATTAAGCCTGACTGGGTTGGCAAGGAACTGAATGTTTCCGAAAATGAACTTTTCCACCTGACCAGGGCCATGCACCTTGCCGGTCGCTGTGTTGACTGCGGCGAGTGTGACCGGGTATGCCCCATGGATATCCCTATCAGACTGTTAAACAAGAAACTGCTCAAGGATTGCAAGGAATTATTTGAAATGGCTACTCCGGGTTCATCCGAAGAAGGCGGCTCCGTACTTGGACAGTACCGCCTGGAAGACCCCGAAGAATTCATGTAG
- a CDS encoding hydrogenase iron-sulfur subunit, which yields MSVNEKDLSNWQPKILGFACNWCSYAGADVCGVSRFQHPSTMRVVRVPCSGRVNPHFVLRAFQRGIDGVLVGGUHPGDCHYVSGNYYTRRRFLVLKRLLEYVGYEPGRFNARWISGSEGQKWADTTKEMTEQIKALGPNKRFAKE from the coding sequence ATGTCTGTAAACGAAAAAGACCTGTCAAACTGGCAGCCAAAGATACTCGGTTTTGCATGCAACTGGTGCAGCTATGCAGGTGCGGACGTATGCGGGGTAAGCCGTTTTCAGCATCCTTCAACCATGAGGGTTGTCCGCGTTCCCTGTTCCGGGCGGGTTAACCCGCACTTTGTACTGAGGGCATTTCAGAGGGGGATTGATGGTGTCCTCGTAGGTGGCTGACACCCGGGAGACTGCCACTATGTTAGTGGTAATTATTATACCAGGAGAAGGTTTCTGGTCCTGAAACGACTCCTGGAGTATGTTGGATATGAACCTGGCCGTTTTAACGCACGCTGGATCTCTGGTTCGGAAGGCCAAAAATGGGCTGATACCACCAAGGAAATGACAGAACAGATTAAAGCCCTGGGTCCGAACAAGAGATTTGCAAAAGAATAG
- a CDS encoding CoB--CoM heterodisulfide reductase iron-sulfur subunit A family protein has product MKRIGVFLCWCGSNIGGVVEVPKVAEFVRTLPGVAFVQENKYTCSEPGQAAMIQAIKEHKIDAVVVASCSPRMHLPTFQKAVETAGLNPYLVEMANLREHCAWVHSAEPERATQKAMDLVRKAVAKVAKLEPLYESFIPVTKRALVIGGGIAGIQAALDIADAGHQVVIVEKEATIGGRMAQLDKTFPTLDCGAUILTPKMVAAAQHPNITLYTYSEVNAVGGYIGNFDVTIKKRAKYVDYSKCTGCGMCETKCPTKKVTSEFDEGMGQRTAIYKPFAQSVPNKPVIDNKSCKKLLEGKCGVCAKVCPAGAINYEDQDELITEKFGAIVMATGFDLIKWGDYYPEYGGGTITDVIDGLQFERLVNAGGPTGGKIKRPSDGETPQTVVFIKCVGSRDTLKAKSYCSRACCMYTAKHAHQVREKIKGSDVYVFYMDVRTPGKLYDEFYMRTREQDGAKYIRGQVSKIYQDGSKLIVRSEDTLVGKSVEVEADMVVVETAMVSRPDAVQVAQTVGFSYDKDGWFTEAHPKLRPVETNTGGVFLAGCCQGPKDVPDTVSQASAAAVKVVGMFSKDQMATNPQIAAVNEATCVGCLLCKPICPYKAIEAKEIQERVHGETVTRTVASVNSGLCQGCGACTAECRSGSINLKGFTNLQLLAEVDAACL; this is encoded by the coding sequence ATGAAGAGAATAGGGGTGTTTCTTTGCTGGTGCGGCTCCAACATCGGGGGAGTAGTTGAGGTTCCTAAAGTGGCGGAATTTGTCAGAACCCTGCCCGGTGTAGCCTTCGTCCAGGAGAACAAGTATACTTGTTCTGAACCCGGACAGGCAGCCATGATCCAGGCAATCAAAGAACACAAAATTGATGCAGTGGTAGTTGCTTCCTGCTCACCGCGGATGCACCTGCCAACCTTTCAGAAGGCTGTTGAAACTGCAGGCTTGAACCCGTATCTGGTTGAAATGGCGAACCTCAGGGAGCATTGTGCCTGGGTACATTCTGCTGAACCGGAGAGGGCAACCCAGAAGGCTATGGATCTGGTTCGTAAGGCTGTGGCTAAGGTAGCCAAATTGGAACCGCTCTATGAGAGCTTTATCCCGGTAACCAAGCGTGCGCTTGTTATCGGCGGCGGTATTGCCGGTATCCAGGCTGCTCTGGATATTGCTGATGCCGGCCACCAGGTTGTTATTGTGGAGAAGGAAGCCACCATCGGCGGGAGGATGGCACAGCTTGACAAGACCTTCCCGACCCTTGACTGCGGCGCCTGAATTCTCACACCAAAGATGGTTGCTGCGGCGCAGCATCCGAACATTACGCTTTACACCTACTCTGAAGTTAATGCGGTAGGCGGCTATATTGGCAATTTTGATGTAACCATTAAAAAGAGAGCTAAGTATGTTGATTACTCCAAGTGTACCGGTTGTGGTATGTGTGAAACCAAGTGTCCCACCAAAAAGGTAACCAGTGAGTTTGATGAGGGTATGGGTCAGCGGACTGCCATTTACAAGCCCTTTGCCCAGTCAGTTCCTAACAAGCCGGTCATAGACAACAAATCCTGCAAGAAATTACTCGAAGGTAAATGCGGGGTTTGTGCCAAGGTTTGCCCTGCCGGGGCAATCAATTATGAAGACCAGGACGAACTGATAACCGAAAAATTCGGGGCTATTGTTATGGCCACCGGTTTTGACCTGATTAAATGGGGAGATTACTATCCTGAATATGGCGGGGGAACCATTACTGATGTTATTGACGGCCTGCAGTTTGAGCGTCTGGTCAATGCTGGTGGTCCCACCGGAGGCAAAATCAAGCGTCCCTCAGATGGCGAGACTCCTCAGACAGTTGTATTTATTAAGTGTGTTGGCTCAAGGGATACCCTTAAAGCCAAGTCATACTGTTCCAGAGCTTGCTGTATGTATACTGCCAAGCATGCCCACCAGGTGCGCGAGAAAATCAAAGGCTCCGATGTGTACGTCTTCTACATGGATGTACGTACTCCGGGTAAGCTGTATGACGAATTCTACATGCGGACCAGGGAGCAGGACGGAGCCAAGTATATCCGCGGCCAGGTATCCAAGATATATCAGGATGGCAGTAAGCTTATTGTCCGTAGTGAAGACACCCTGGTTGGCAAGAGTGTTGAGGTTGAGGCAGATATGGTAGTTGTAGAGACTGCTATGGTGTCCCGTCCGGATGCCGTTCAGGTGGCTCAAACGGTTGGTTTCTCATATGACAAGGATGGTTGGTTCACGGAAGCCCACCCGAAACTCCGTCCGGTGGAGACAAATACCGGAGGTGTGTTCCTTGCCGGATGCTGTCAGGGACCAAAGGATGTTCCTGACACTGTATCCCAGGCCAGCGCTGCGGCTGTCAAGGTTGTTGGCATGTTCTCCAAAGACCAGATGGCTACCAACCCGCAGATTGCAGCAGTTAATGAGGCAACCTGTGTCGGGTGTCTGCTCTGTAAACCAATTTGCCCATATAAGGCTATTGAGGCTAAGGAAATTCAAGAAAGAGTTCATGGTGAAACTGTTACCCGTACGGTTGCCAGCGTAAACTCCGGTCTCTGTCAGGGATGCGGGGCCTGTACCGCTGAATGCCGTTCCGGTTCCATTAACCTTAAAGGCTTCACCAACCTACAATTACTTGCGGAGGTGGATGCTGCATGTCTGTAA
- a CDS encoding CoB--CoM heterodisulfide reductase iron-sulfur subunit B family protein, which translates to MRYAYYPGCSLHSMETSYDLSVKAVCKHLGVELWEIPDWVCCGASSGHSMGHLVGLAIPAKTLVKAEKEGLDVLAPCAACWQRMVWVNHEINNSPEMKDKISRAIEEEINGTSKIFSIIDFLAAIGMDKIAQTVKKPLKGLKVASYYGCYYVKPPKVAHVDDSENPHLMDDMMKALGAEAVDWPFKTECCGASMIFQDVDTTVSMSKKVVEMAYKAGADVIVTACPVCEMNLDMRMEQINKKFKTNYKIPVVYFTELMAYAMGSMPQEIGLDSGHCTDTQLLMAKIS; encoded by the coding sequence ATGCGATACGCTTATTATCCAGGATGTTCCCTCCATTCAATGGAAACGTCCTATGACCTTTCCGTGAAAGCGGTTTGCAAGCACCTGGGAGTCGAATTATGGGAAATTCCGGACTGGGTTTGCTGCGGCGCCAGTTCGGGCCATAGTATGGGCCATCTTGTCGGCCTGGCTATTCCGGCTAAAACTCTGGTCAAGGCTGAAAAAGAGGGCCTTGATGTTTTGGCCCCTTGTGCCGCCTGCTGGCAGAGGATGGTCTGGGTTAACCACGAAATCAACAACAGTCCGGAAATGAAAGACAAGATAAGCAGGGCTATTGAGGAAGAAATTAATGGTACCAGCAAAATATTTTCCATAATTGACTTCCTTGCCGCTATTGGTATGGATAAGATAGCCCAGACGGTGAAGAAACCCTTAAAAGGCTTGAAGGTAGCTTCATATTATGGCTGTTACTATGTTAAACCGCCAAAAGTTGCTCATGTTGATGATTCGGAAAACCCGCATTTAATGGATGACATGATGAAGGCTCTGGGCGCTGAGGCTGTTGACTGGCCGTTCAAAACCGAATGCTGCGGCGCCTCAATGATCTTCCAGGATGTGGACACTACGGTGTCAATGAGCAAAAAAGTTGTTGAGATGGCTTATAAGGCCGGTGCAGATGTGATTGTTACCGCCTGTCCGGTATGTGAGATGAATCTTGATATGAGGATGGAACAGATTAACAAGAAGTTTAAGACCAATTATAAGATTCCGGTGGTTTATTTTACAGAGTTAATGGCTTATGCCATGGGGTCGATGCCGCAGGAAATCGGTCTTGACAGCGGACATTGTACCGACACCCAATTATTGATGGCTAAAATCAGCTAG
- a CDS encoding 4Fe-4S dicluster domain-containing protein, whose translation MSSMLNLSAQQREHGDFADRVFEECGVDVRKCYQCGKCSAGCSVHICGGMDISPNRVMRMVQLGMEEEVMRTRTIWACVLCSTCTARCPRDIDIPRVMDTIRIMAKKRGITEGFNNANVFHDIFMNSIIKYGRVYEAGLFVTLKLKQSGTMFADLAIGVPAMISAVFRMPKFPPKMKNSDQIRKVVENCKKIEGEN comes from the coding sequence ATGAGTTCTATGTTAAATTTATCTGCACAACAAAGAGAACACGGCGACTTCGCTGACAGGGTTTTTGAGGAATGCGGCGTAGATGTCCGTAAGTGCTACCAGTGTGGGAAGTGTTCTGCCGGATGTTCTGTTCATATCTGCGGCGGCATGGATATTTCCCCAAACCGTGTTATGCGTATGGTACAGCTCGGGATGGAAGAAGAGGTCATGAGGACAAGGACCATCTGGGCGTGTGTCCTGTGTTCCACATGTACAGCTCGCTGTCCCAGGGATATTGATATCCCCAGAGTTATGGACACAATCCGTATTATGGCCAAAAAGCGCGGTATTACCGAGGGCTTTAATAATGCTAATGTGTTCCACGATATCTTCATGAATTCCATTATAAAGTATGGCCGCGTATATGAGGCCGGATTATTTGTAACCCTGAAATTAAAGCAGTCAGGTACTATGTTTGCCGACCTGGCCATCGGTGTTCCGGCGATGATAAGCGCTGTTTTCAGAATGCCAAAATTTCCGCCGAAGATGAAGAATTCGGACCAGATCCGTAAAGTTGTCGAAAATTGCAAAAAGATTGAAGGTGAGAACTAA
- the pssA gene encoding CDP-diacylglycerol--serine O-phosphatidyltransferase, which produces MNIKFIPSLFTLSNLLLGITSLIFTMEDEYIISASMILLAMILDAMDGRVARRLDATSTFGKELDSLADLVSFGVAPAILVYALELKSFGPAGLIVCIAFALCGAIRLARFNVLNVSDYFIGVPITAAGSLVALIVLIGHRVFIPPMVYPVLMVVLSYLMVSNIKVRKY; this is translated from the coding sequence ATGAACATTAAATTTATTCCGAGCCTGTTTACTTTATCCAACCTGCTGCTGGGAATAACCTCACTGATTTTTACCATGGAGGACGAGTATATCATATCAGCATCCATGATTTTGCTTGCTATGATTCTTGATGCCATGGACGGGCGGGTAGCCAGGCGACTTGATGCAACTTCTACTTTCGGGAAGGAATTGGATTCTCTGGCTGACCTGGTTTCCTTCGGTGTTGCGCCGGCTATACTGGTCTATGCTCTTGAACTGAAGTCCTTTGGGCCTGCAGGACTCATAGTATGCATAGCCTTTGCCCTTTGCGGCGCTATCAGGCTGGCCAGGTTTAATGTATTAAATGTTTCAGACTATTTTATAGGTGTTCCCATAACTGCTGCCGGAAGCTTGGTGGCTCTTATTGTACTGATTGGACACAGAGTATTTATACCGCCAATGGTTTATCCTGTACTCATGGTTGTCTTATCTTACCTGATGGTAAGCAATATTAAGGTGCGGAAATACTGA
- a CDS encoding phosphatidylserine decarboxylase family protein, which produces MKQSFIIASDAAPYLAVLGILTAIALYVFPPVALLPGILLLFVAFFFRNPKRRIPSDEGVLVSPADGTVMDISEIYEDRFLKSRAVKVTIFLSIFNVHLNRSPISGTVKYRSYRPGKMIPAFKSHASEINERNYVGIENDILKVMVIQITGFIARRIVCCVENNDTLSRGDLFGLIKFGSCTELIVPTDVHILVAKGQKVVGGETVIGRLTDEH; this is translated from the coding sequence ATGAAACAGAGCTTTATTATTGCAAGCGATGCCGCACCGTATCTTGCCGTTTTGGGGATTTTGACAGCAATTGCCCTTTATGTTTTTCCACCTGTTGCGTTGCTTCCGGGAATTTTACTTTTGTTTGTGGCCTTCTTCTTCAGGAATCCCAAAAGGCGGATACCTTCAGATGAAGGGGTCTTGGTGTCACCTGCTGATGGGACCGTCATGGATATTTCAGAGATTTATGAGGACAGGTTTCTGAAAAGCAGGGCTGTAAAAGTAACTATTTTCCTGTCGATTTTTAATGTTCACCTTAATCGGTCTCCTATCAGCGGAACTGTCAAATACCGCAGTTACAGGCCAGGCAAGATGATTCCTGCTTTCAAGAGTCATGCTTCGGAAATTAATGAAAGGAACTATGTCGGTATAGAAAATGATATTCTTAAGGTAATGGTTATCCAAATAACGGGGTTTATTGCCCGGCGCATCGTGTGTTGTGTGGAAAATAATGACACCTTGTCAAGGGGAGATCTCTTTGGTCTCATCAAATTCGGTTCTTGTACGGAGTTGATTGTCCCGACAGATGTCCATATTTTGGTGGCAAAAGGACAGAAAGTTGTTGGAGGGGAAACAGTTATTGGGAGGCTTACAGATGAACATTAA